From one Mycolicibacterium sp. HK-90 genomic stretch:
- a CDS encoding NAD(P)/FAD-dependent oxidoreductase, with translation MTATTESSSLADRTPDPDTLRGHLLEADPGVLVAVLAQITGDASVIDRYAAKIDHVPDPPERSGTTDRQTADALADEIIAALGRPRPAEALPVDDRGFFARLLPIALGSAVDDEHVDLLLEQGGFRPSQPTLPRTTPIPSSTTVAIIGAGIAGIAVALAAAEEGVHFEIFDRNDEVGGTWLTTRYPGIGVDTPSAYYSLSREVNPDWSNYYPQGAEYQDYLVSLADKHDLRRHIRFNTEVEALWWDEERGQWEIHSRSADGAQSIDHATVVVTAAGYLNRPRFPDISGRDTFAGTSIHSAKWDSTLDLTGKKVAVIGAGCTAVQIVDACVYEVEHLTVFQRQPHWVAPRRRLSDEVPEHRRYLGRVLPYYAMWHRLKSYWGTADNNYPVILQDPEWSKTHLSISPANDVLLKMCQEYIDRMFGAGTELAKKVTPDFAPYGKRIIRDPGGYYAALTRDHVDVEASEPAEINERGIITTDGRQIDLDVIIYATGYHLDFLSTIDIRGRDGKTLVEEWGDSPRAYRGGTVPGFPNLFITSAPNYSPGHGAGANFSMEVLAHYILECLQLMAIRGASTMEVTQNAYDDYVAGLDEAMQGTVWCHTPNAHTYYRSQSGRVVVATPYRLVDLWHQHRAPIEEDFVLR, from the coding sequence ATGACGGCTACCACTGAATCCTCGTCACTCGCGGATCGCACCCCAGATCCTGATACCTTGCGCGGACATCTGCTGGAGGCCGATCCCGGTGTCCTGGTCGCGGTGCTGGCGCAGATCACCGGGGATGCGTCGGTCATCGATCGGTACGCCGCCAAGATCGACCACGTGCCCGATCCGCCCGAGCGGTCCGGAACGACCGACCGTCAGACCGCCGATGCGCTGGCCGACGAGATCATCGCCGCGCTCGGCCGGCCACGCCCGGCCGAGGCGCTTCCGGTAGACGATCGCGGGTTCTTCGCCCGTCTGTTGCCGATCGCGCTGGGAAGTGCGGTTGATGACGAGCACGTGGATCTACTGCTCGAACAGGGCGGTTTCCGGCCGTCACAACCGACGCTCCCGCGCACCACGCCGATTCCGTCGTCCACCACCGTGGCAATCATCGGTGCGGGTATCGCAGGTATCGCGGTCGCCCTGGCAGCCGCCGAGGAGGGCGTGCACTTCGAGATCTTCGACCGCAACGACGAGGTTGGTGGAACCTGGCTCACCACCAGATATCCGGGCATCGGCGTGGACACCCCGTCGGCGTACTACTCGCTCTCGCGTGAGGTGAACCCGGATTGGTCGAACTACTATCCGCAGGGCGCGGAGTACCAGGACTACCTGGTCTCGCTGGCCGACAAGCACGATCTGCGCCGCCACATCCGCTTCAACACCGAGGTTGAGGCGTTGTGGTGGGACGAGGAGCGCGGGCAGTGGGAGATCCACTCCCGCTCTGCCGACGGCGCGCAGAGCATCGACCACGCCACGGTTGTCGTCACGGCCGCCGGCTACCTGAACCGTCCGCGATTCCCCGATATCTCGGGTCGAGACACCTTCGCCGGCACCAGTATTCACTCCGCGAAGTGGGACTCTACGCTGGATCTGACGGGGAAGAAGGTCGCGGTGATCGGCGCCGGCTGTACGGCAGTCCAGATTGTCGATGCGTGTGTGTACGAGGTCGAGCACCTGACGGTGTTCCAACGACAGCCGCACTGGGTCGCTCCCCGCAGGCGCCTTTCCGATGAGGTCCCGGAACACCGCCGCTATTTGGGACGGGTGTTGCCGTACTACGCGATGTGGCATCGGCTCAAGTCGTACTGGGGCACGGCCGACAACAACTACCCGGTCATCTTGCAGGATCCTGAGTGGTCCAAGACCCACCTGTCGATCTCACCGGCCAACGATGTGCTGCTCAAGATGTGTCAGGAGTACATCGACCGGATGTTCGGCGCTGGAACGGAATTGGCGAAGAAGGTCACCCCGGACTTCGCTCCGTACGGCAAGCGGATCATTCGAGACCCGGGCGGCTACTACGCCGCGCTGACCCGCGACCACGTCGACGTCGAAGCCAGTGAACCCGCGGAGATCAACGAGCGCGGCATCATCACGACCGACGGACGGCAGATCGACCTCGATGTCATCATCTACGCCACCGGCTACCACCTGGATTTCCTGTCCACCATCGACATCCGTGGGCGCGACGGCAAGACACTCGTCGAGGAGTGGGGTGACAGCCCGCGGGCCTACCGAGGCGGCACCGTTCCGGGGTTCCCGAATCTCTTCATCACCTCGGCACCGAACTACAGCCCGGGACATGGTGCGGGAGCCAACTTCTCGATGGAGGTGCTGGCGCACTACATCCTGGAGTGCCTGCAGTTGATGGCGATTCGTGGGGCATCGACCATGGAGGTCACCCAAAATGCGTACGACGACTATGTCGCGGGGCTAGACGAAGCGATGCAAGGCACGGTCTGGTGTCACACCCCCAACGCTCACACCTACTACCGGTCTCAGTCCGGGCGCGTGGTGGTGGCCACGCCGTACCGTCTGGTGGATCTGTGGCACCAACACCGCGCCCCGATCGAGGAGGATTTCGTTCTCCGATGA
- a CDS encoding SDR family NAD(P)-dependent oxidoreductase has product MSQILAGKTALVTGSSRGIGRAIAQRLAAEGAKVAVTARAYTPTSSTRAGVTEAIPGTIDETIALIEQAGGSAFGLAADLEDSAARDGLIDAVVERTGRIDILVNNAGYADYSAVENMPVETFDRTVEHYLKTPFALTKAAVPHMRTNGAGWIVNIGSVTGVAPVRPYREYNKTAGDVIYASCKAALHRFTQGVAAELLDANIAVNCVGPSTAVRTPGAASLIPDTFPTEPVEYLAETVLAMCHLPAAERTGLVAFSLHYPWSQQLPVHSLDGGTVLPPLQPPAAANPNILPAGA; this is encoded by the coding sequence ATGAGCCAAATACTCGCCGGCAAGACGGCACTGGTAACCGGCAGCAGTCGCGGCATCGGACGTGCGATCGCACAGCGGCTGGCCGCCGAAGGCGCGAAGGTCGCAGTGACCGCTCGCGCGTACACCCCGACATCGTCCACCCGGGCCGGGGTCACCGAGGCGATCCCTGGCACGATCGACGAAACCATCGCGCTGATCGAACAGGCCGGCGGCTCGGCTTTCGGCCTGGCCGCCGATCTGGAAGACAGCGCCGCTCGCGACGGCCTGATCGATGCGGTGGTCGAGCGCACGGGCCGGATCGACATCCTGGTCAACAATGCCGGCTATGCCGACTATTCTGCCGTCGAGAACATGCCGGTCGAAACCTTCGACCGCACCGTGGAGCACTACCTCAAGACACCGTTCGCGTTGACGAAAGCCGCTGTGCCGCACATGCGTACCAATGGCGCGGGGTGGATCGTCAACATCGGTTCGGTGACCGGGGTGGCCCCGGTGCGGCCGTACCGGGAGTACAATAAGACGGCGGGCGACGTGATCTATGCGTCGTGCAAGGCTGCGTTGCATCGGTTCACCCAGGGGGTGGCCGCCGAACTGCTCGACGCCAACATCGCGGTGAACTGCGTCGGACCGTCGACGGCGGTGCGCACACCCGGCGCCGCGTCGCTGATCCCGGACACCTTTCCGACCGAACCCGTTGAGTACCTGGCCGAAACGGTGCTGGCGATGTGTCACCTGCCCGCCGCGGAACGGACTGGTCTGGTGGCGTTCAGCCTGCACTACCCGTGGTCGCAACAACTTCCGGTGCACTCGCTCGACGGTGGTACGGTATTGCCGCCGCTGCAGCCGCCGGCGGCGGCGAATCCGAACATCCTGCCTGCGGGGGCTTAG
- a CDS encoding cytochrome P450 produces the protein MPVAEVLYDPSRPEFQDTLWDVYRTMRDDHPVYRSPDGEFYALTRFADVWTAANDHETFSSRVAEASDLLPQLIYLDPPRHSALRRLVSRVFTARRVALMEDEIRTYIHELLDDIAERGECEFQHDYAAVIPSVVVGRMIGIDDEYIAPMRTWTEAFISGTGEDGLTAAVNIYAMFAELLAERRRHPREDMITALTTAEVDGERLTEEELLGFCLLLVLGGNDTTASLIGSAMVMLQHHNAQRRMLQRDASLWPAAIEEINRIESPTQTLPRNTTRDITMHGVDIPAGSRVMLVWGSANHDEREFVDPERFDLSRIVKRHISFGHGVHACMGSGLARLEARLALTEWFDRFPNCELTSEPERVTSIWARAYHSIPLSLS, from the coding sequence ATGCCCGTGGCCGAAGTGCTGTACGACCCTTCCCGGCCAGAGTTTCAGGACACGCTCTGGGACGTATACCGCACAATGCGCGATGATCATCCGGTATACCGGAGCCCCGATGGCGAGTTCTACGCGCTGACCCGGTTCGCGGATGTCTGGACAGCGGCCAACGATCACGAGACATTCTCCAGCCGGGTTGCCGAAGCCAGCGACCTGCTACCCCAACTGATCTACCTGGACCCGCCGCGGCACAGTGCACTGCGCCGACTGGTCTCGCGGGTGTTCACGGCGCGGCGGGTCGCCCTCATGGAGGACGAAATCCGCACCTATATCCACGAACTGCTCGACGACATCGCCGAGCGCGGCGAATGCGAATTCCAACATGACTACGCCGCAGTGATTCCCAGTGTGGTCGTCGGACGCATGATCGGGATCGACGACGAATACATTGCGCCCATGCGCACGTGGACCGAGGCCTTCATCTCCGGTACCGGCGAGGACGGGCTCACGGCCGCGGTGAATATCTACGCCATGTTCGCCGAGTTACTCGCCGAGCGCCGCCGCCACCCGCGCGAGGACATGATCACCGCTTTGACCACTGCCGAGGTCGACGGCGAACGGCTGACCGAGGAGGAACTCCTGGGCTTCTGCTTGCTGCTGGTGCTGGGCGGCAATGACACGACCGCCAGCCTGATCGGATCGGCCATGGTCATGCTCCAGCACCACAACGCGCAGCGGCGCATGCTGCAGCGCGACGCGTCTCTGTGGCCGGCCGCCATCGAGGAGATCAACCGGATCGAGTCGCCGACCCAGACGCTCCCCCGCAACACCACCCGCGATATCACGATGCACGGCGTCGACATTCCCGCGGGCTCCCGAGTAATGCTGGTGTGGGGCTCTGCCAATCATGACGAACGCGAGTTCGTCGACCCTGAGCGGTTCGATCTGAGCCGGATAGTCAAACGACACATCTCATTCGGCCACGGCGTCCACGCCTGTATGGGGTCGGGTTTGGCGCGCTTGGAAGCCCGCCTTGCCCTCACAGAGTGGTTCGATCGGTTCCCGAACTGCGAGCTGACAAGCGAGCCCGAGCGGGTTACCTCCATCTGGGCACGCGCGTACCATTCGATCCCGCTCAGCTTAAGCTAA
- a CDS encoding Dabb family protein — protein sequence MFSVTRLLDVEPPHRERMLAALRQSAATTGALRWIVEPTDPGSRNGGDILVHLRFTDESQWRSTATALTAALTDPAITRTNGASYAGTPTITGAPGAVYRTLLLRVAPETDPGTVDRFESELRSMARYVKTIRAWQLSRVTEPVGTSAWTHVFEQEFTDVAGLMGPYLMHPIHWAAVDRWFDPETTDVIVRDRVCHSFCQAESILAT from the coding sequence ATGTTTAGCGTCACCCGATTGCTGGATGTCGAACCGCCGCATCGTGAGCGGATGCTGGCGGCACTGCGCCAGTCAGCGGCGACGACCGGCGCGCTGCGCTGGATCGTCGAACCCACCGATCCCGGATCCCGCAACGGCGGAGACATACTCGTCCACCTCAGGTTCACCGATGAGAGCCAATGGCGCAGCACTGCAACTGCATTGACGGCCGCCCTCACCGATCCCGCCATCACCCGGACCAACGGGGCCAGCTACGCGGGCACACCGACCATCACCGGCGCGCCGGGCGCCGTCTACCGAACGCTCCTGTTGCGGGTCGCGCCTGAAACCGACCCCGGCACCGTCGACCGGTTCGAATCCGAACTCCGGTCGATGGCGCGCTACGTCAAGACCATTCGGGCCTGGCAATTGAGCCGGGTGACCGAGCCCGTTGGGACGTCCGCCTGGACGCATGTGTTCGAGCAGGAGTTCACCGACGTCGCCGGGCTCATGGGGCCGTACTTGATGCATCCGATTCACTGGGCAGCGGTCGACCGCTGGTTCGACCCGGAAACCACCGACGTGATCGTCCGGGATCGGGTCTGCCACAGCTTCTGCCAGGCCGAGTCGATATTGGCCACCTGA
- a CDS encoding NADH:flavin oxidoreductase, whose amino-acid sequence MTDRTPDPFSPAQLGPVTLRNRVIKAATSEGRSPDGLVTDDLIDFHRSFAAGGVGMTTVAYCCVSPQGASAPGQIVMNSKALPGLSRLTDVIHAEGAAISAQLGHAGVVAQKKLTGVTAVAPSRFVNPTSFAYCREITRAEIAGVIDQFGDAAQVAVDAGFDAVELHFGHLYLPSSFLSPLINRRRDEYGGDIDNRSRFVREIAARVREVVGDRVAVIAKLDMDDGLPGSIWIDEALRTAQLLDADANLDAIELTQGSSVYKPMYLFRGDVPVKEFAKVMPPALRPAIRLVGKQTMGVYPYRDLYMLEAARQFVPIMRNTKLILLGGINDREHVETGMREGFDFFAMGRALLREPHRVNTMIAEPASRSRCNHNNKCMVTVFSRTHCVLDPEQRYGAPLGAEQVT is encoded by the coding sequence ATGACCGATCGCACCCCAGATCCGTTCAGCCCGGCTCAACTAGGTCCTGTGACGCTGCGCAACCGAGTGATCAAGGCAGCCACGTCGGAAGGACGCTCACCCGATGGGCTGGTCACCGACGACCTCATCGATTTCCACCGCAGCTTCGCCGCGGGCGGAGTCGGGATGACGACTGTCGCGTACTGCTGTGTGTCTCCTCAGGGTGCCAGTGCGCCGGGCCAGATCGTCATGAACAGCAAGGCACTGCCGGGGCTGAGTCGACTCACCGATGTCATACATGCGGAAGGAGCGGCGATTTCGGCACAACTCGGGCACGCCGGGGTGGTGGCGCAGAAGAAGCTGACCGGTGTCACCGCCGTGGCGCCGAGCCGGTTCGTCAATCCCACCTCCTTCGCCTATTGCCGCGAGATCACCCGCGCCGAGATCGCCGGGGTGATCGATCAGTTCGGTGACGCCGCTCAGGTAGCGGTCGATGCGGGCTTCGATGCCGTTGAATTGCACTTCGGCCATCTGTACCTGCCCAGCTCCTTCCTGAGTCCGTTGATCAACCGCCGCAGGGACGAGTACGGCGGTGATATCGACAATCGATCGCGGTTCGTGCGGGAGATCGCGGCGCGGGTCCGCGAGGTGGTGGGTGACCGGGTCGCGGTGATCGCCAAGCTGGACATGGACGACGGCCTGCCGGGCAGCATCTGGATCGACGAGGCACTGCGGACCGCCCAACTCCTCGACGCCGACGCCAACCTCGATGCCATCGAACTGACTCAGGGTTCGTCGGTCTACAAGCCCATGTACCTCTTCCGTGGCGACGTTCCGGTCAAGGAGTTCGCGAAGGTGATGCCGCCGGCGTTGCGCCCGGCCATCCGGCTGGTCGGCAAGCAGACGATGGGCGTCTATCCGTATCGAGACCTCTACATGCTGGAGGCGGCGCGGCAGTTCGTGCCGATCATGCGCAACACCAAGCTGATTCTGCTGGGCGGCATCAATGATCGCGAACACGTGGAGACAGGGATGCGGGAAGGATTCGATTTCTTCGCCATGGGCCGGGCATTGCTGCGTGAACCGCACCGGGTCAACACCATGATCGCCGAGCCCGCGTCACGCAGCCGCTGCAACCACAACAACAAGTGCATGGTGACGGTGTTCAGTCGCACGCACTGTGTACTCGATCCCGAGCAGCGTTACGGGGCTCCGCTAGGGGCTGAGCAGGTCACCTAG
- a CDS encoding alpha/beta hydrolase: MSLDPQIAGMIETLDSGFPPVHTMTGAQARAAIRARFVANPQPEPVASVTEYQVPVDNGRIDVRVYRPDASDSLPMLVYAHGGGFVFCDLDSHDGLCRNLANLTPAVVVSVAYRLAPEHRWPTAAEDLYAATRWAVEHAADFGADPARVAVGGDSAGGNLAAVTALMARDRGGPDLAGQLLLYPVIAADFDTDSYRLFGRGFYNPRPALQWYWDQYVPVVNDRRNPYASPLHGDLTGLPPAVVVLAGHDPLRDEGIAYADALEAAGVPIVRRPFEGGIHGFMTMPMLDVAHRARRQATRALGDLLSP; encoded by the coding sequence ATGAGCCTGGATCCTCAGATCGCGGGCATGATCGAAACTCTCGATTCGGGCTTCCCGCCGGTACACACGATGACCGGTGCACAAGCCCGTGCCGCGATCCGCGCCCGCTTCGTCGCCAACCCCCAGCCTGAGCCGGTCGCCTCCGTGACCGAATACCAGGTTCCGGTCGACAACGGTCGCATCGACGTGCGCGTCTACCGTCCCGACGCGTCGGACTCGCTGCCCATGCTGGTGTATGCCCACGGCGGCGGATTCGTCTTCTGCGATCTCGACAGCCATGACGGGCTGTGCCGCAACCTGGCCAATCTCACTCCAGCCGTGGTGGTTTCGGTCGCGTACCGATTGGCTCCGGAGCACCGCTGGCCCACGGCCGCCGAAGACCTCTACGCCGCCACCCGCTGGGCGGTTGAGCACGCCGCTGATTTCGGGGCAGACCCGGCACGGGTGGCGGTTGGCGGCGACAGTGCAGGTGGCAACCTCGCCGCGGTGACTGCGCTGATGGCGCGGGACCGCGGTGGCCCGGACCTGGCGGGGCAGCTTCTGCTGTACCCGGTAATCGCGGCAGATTTCGACACCGACTCCTACCGGCTGTTCGGACGGGGTTTCTACAACCCGCGGCCGGCCCTGCAGTGGTATTGGGACCAGTACGTGCCCGTGGTGAACGATCGGCGAAACCCCTATGCCTCACCGTTGCACGGTGACCTCACCGGTCTGCCACCGGCGGTTGTCGTGCTCGCCGGACACGATCCGCTTCGCGACGAGGGCATCGCCTACGCCGATGCCCTGGAAGCCGCGGGAGTGCCAATTGTCCGGCGCCCCTTCGAAGGTGGCATCCACGGCTTTATGACGATGCCGATGCTCGACGTCGCTCACCGCGCGCGACGACAGGCTACCCGCGCGCTAGGTGACCTGCTCAGCCCCTAG
- a CDS encoding IclR family transcriptional regulator, translating into MTMTVEKTGETPSAVIDRVSLVLDVFEGSARLTLAEIVRRTGLPRSSAHRILERLVHLRWLRRDGRDYELGMRLVELGSLALHQDRIHRAAIPLLRDLHRATGLVVHLAVLDGSDVVYLEKIGGHMVAAIPTRIGGRRPAHCTAVGKAILADNASVEVNLTSRMTRFSISTERQLEAELAKVRAHGVAFEREESVAGFGCVAAPIGPAGAAVAAVSVCGPMSRMTFDQRLIAPVRMTAMAIWRNAEDGSQRVMPTLQTLRPLRVGNPMPSRAATSLLPA; encoded by the coding sequence ATGACAATGACCGTCGAGAAGACTGGCGAGACGCCCAGCGCCGTCATCGATCGGGTTTCCCTGGTTCTCGATGTCTTCGAGGGATCTGCTCGACTGACATTGGCCGAGATCGTGCGTCGCACCGGACTGCCGCGTTCGTCGGCCCACCGCATCCTTGAGCGCCTGGTTCACCTGCGTTGGCTTCGCCGCGACGGCCGCGATTACGAGTTGGGCATGCGACTGGTCGAGTTGGGTTCCCTGGCGCTGCATCAGGACCGCATCCACCGCGCCGCCATCCCATTGCTGCGTGATCTGCACCGGGCCACCGGGCTGGTGGTCCACCTGGCGGTTCTCGACGGGTCCGATGTGGTGTACCTGGAGAAGATCGGCGGTCACATGGTGGCAGCCATCCCGACCCGCATCGGTGGGCGGCGGCCCGCGCACTGTACGGCGGTGGGCAAGGCAATCCTGGCTGACAATGCATCCGTCGAGGTCAACCTGACCTCGAGGATGACGCGGTTTTCGATCAGCACGGAACGGCAGCTGGAAGCCGAGCTGGCCAAGGTCCGCGCCCACGGTGTCGCGTTCGAGCGGGAGGAATCGGTGGCCGGATTCGGTTGCGTAGCAGCACCGATCGGCCCTGCCGGCGCAGCGGTTGCGGCGGTGTCGGTGTGCGGTCCGATGAGCCGGATGACATTCGATCAGCGACTGATCGCTCCCGTGCGGATGACCGCGATGGCCATCTGGCGCAACGCCGAAGACGGCTCCCAACGGGTAATGCCGACCCTGCAAACGTTGCGGCCACTCCGTGTCGGCAACCCGATGCCCTCCCGGGCCGCCACCTCCCTGCTCCCCGCATGA
- a CDS encoding IclR family transcriptional regulator, with amino-acid sequence MNAKLGQPNEQGQDPSPPTRRVVAVVELLAERPNTPLTLAEICRELGISRSTGHAILTTLCSCDWVLRDPLSGRYSLGTGLPTTPLRAAPLPRMLREPLRMLCSDIGMAACISELRDGRLSVVESASPGTSRPPVQAGVRLPFVAPFGREFVAWAPEAVGDEWMNAAGPVNDVYRARMPKVLKEIKKRGYGIERLSDPLLTVFAALLALDDATAPDPVAARLAGAVADLTIIDFLPGELAKIEEYPLATISAPIFDGHGNVVLSVSAQPYKQLTHEEVRSIGARVVAFSEQASPLVAQHMTLPLPRSEVRAGE; translated from the coding sequence ATGAACGCCAAGCTAGGTCAGCCGAACGAGCAGGGTCAAGACCCGTCACCCCCGACTCGTCGCGTCGTCGCCGTCGTCGAGTTGCTCGCCGAACGGCCGAATACGCCCCTGACGCTCGCCGAAATCTGCCGCGAGCTGGGAATCAGTCGCTCCACCGGGCATGCGATCCTGACCACCCTCTGTTCCTGCGACTGGGTGCTGCGTGACCCATTGAGTGGGAGATACAGCTTGGGGACAGGCCTTCCCACGACACCGCTACGTGCGGCACCACTACCGCGGATGCTGCGCGAACCACTACGCATGCTGTGCTCGGACATCGGGATGGCCGCATGCATTTCCGAACTCAGAGACGGCCGGCTTTCGGTCGTCGAGTCGGCCTCCCCCGGCACGAGCCGGCCACCTGTGCAGGCCGGCGTACGACTGCCTTTCGTAGCGCCGTTCGGCCGAGAATTCGTAGCGTGGGCGCCGGAGGCAGTAGGCGATGAGTGGATGAATGCCGCAGGGCCCGTCAATGACGTCTACCGCGCGCGAATGCCCAAGGTCCTCAAAGAGATCAAGAAACGTGGCTACGGCATTGAAAGGCTCAGCGACCCACTGCTCACAGTGTTCGCAGCCCTGCTCGCACTCGATGACGCCACGGCGCCGGATCCCGTGGCGGCGCGACTAGCAGGTGCCGTCGCCGATCTGACAATCATCGACTTTCTGCCGGGCGAGCTGGCCAAGATCGAGGAGTATCCACTGGCGACGATCTCAGCCCCCATATTCGACGGGCACGGAAACGTCGTGCTGTCGGTGTCGGCGCAGCCGTACAAGCAGCTCACCCATGAGGAGGTGCGGAGCATCGGCGCGAGGGTCGTCGCGTTCTCCGAGCAGGCCAGCCCCCTCGTCGCGCAGCACATGACACTCCCTCTGCCCAGGTCCGAGGTCCGGGCCGGCGAGTAG
- a CDS encoding sulfotransferase, which yields MQREVLAGMENLTVDLDPAVLIAAATEQTGLDDFGPDDFRPRLGAYAGAVDADSGNTNLNRFILRNRIVRLLSQRLLLTDLLRRHPEIHDIEIERPIIVVGLPRSGTTHLVNLIASDPRRRALPYWESQEPFPMRGEGPDVNGVDPRFARSVAEHESAMAMTPLIQNMHDRFPQAIEEEVEILDLDFASYVLEWHCRVPQWRDFYLGLDQDRHYGYLRTVLKALTFLRGPRQWVLKSPQHCEQLGPLIRTFPDATVAFTHRDPVAVIQSAVTMLAYGDRMRRTKIDPEGLVDYWIDRIERLLRACVRDRDLISPDRSVDIGFHQLNGNEIPILETLYSYNGTTLTDDTRAAFARYLHDNPRGKHGQIRYDLRRHFGRTPDEVRSRFGFYFDRFDVREEA from the coding sequence ATGCAACGAGAGGTTCTCGCAGGGATGGAGAACCTGACGGTGGATCTCGACCCAGCAGTCCTGATCGCGGCGGCGACGGAGCAGACGGGGTTGGATGACTTCGGGCCGGACGATTTTCGTCCCCGACTCGGCGCCTACGCCGGGGCAGTGGATGCAGACAGCGGCAACACGAATCTCAACCGCTTCATTCTGCGAAACCGAATCGTTCGGTTGCTCTCGCAACGGTTGTTGTTGACAGACCTGCTGCGTCGTCATCCCGAGATCCACGACATCGAGATCGAACGTCCGATCATCGTCGTCGGTCTACCGCGCTCCGGGACAACGCATCTCGTCAACCTCATCGCATCTGATCCCAGGCGGCGCGCATTGCCGTACTGGGAGAGCCAGGAACCCTTCCCCATGCGCGGTGAAGGTCCCGACGTCAACGGCGTGGACCCGAGATTCGCGCGCAGCGTCGCCGAGCACGAGTCGGCCATGGCCATGACTCCGTTGATCCAGAACATGCACGACCGATTTCCGCAGGCGATCGAGGAAGAAGTCGAGATCCTCGATCTGGACTTCGCGAGCTACGTGCTGGAGTGGCACTGCCGAGTGCCGCAATGGCGCGACTTCTATCTGGGGTTGGACCAAGATCGCCATTACGGCTATCTACGTACGGTTCTCAAGGCCCTGACTTTCTTACGTGGTCCGCGTCAATGGGTGCTGAAGTCGCCGCAACACTGTGAGCAACTCGGACCGCTGATACGGACATTTCCAGATGCCACCGTCGCGTTCACCCACCGAGACCCCGTCGCCGTCATCCAATCCGCGGTCACGATGCTGGCGTACGGAGATCGGATGCGGCGCACGAAGATCGATCCGGAAGGGCTCGTGGACTACTGGATCGACCGGATCGAACGGCTGCTGCGAGCTTGTGTGCGCGACCGGGATCTGATCAGCCCGGACCGCAGCGTCGACATCGGGTTCCACCAGCTCAACGGCAACGAGATACCGATTCTCGAAACGCTGTACAGCTACAACGGCACTACCTTGACCGATGACACCCGGGCGGCGTTTGCCCGCTACCTGCATGACAACCCACGAGGCAAACACGGCCAAATACGGTATGACCTCCGACGCCACTTCGGCCGGACACCGGACGAAGTCCGGTCACGCTTCGGGTTCTACTTCGACCGATTCGACGTACGGGAGGAAGCGTGA